One genomic segment of Hevea brasiliensis isolate MT/VB/25A 57/8 chromosome 3, ASM3005281v1, whole genome shotgun sequence includes these proteins:
- the LOC110659368 gene encoding cystathionine beta-lyase, chloroplastic isoform X2: protein MDVSTSALVDGVAECLNEMEIREPSISTMLMNFESNFDPYGATSTPLYQTATFKQTSALEYGPYDYTRSGNPTRAALESLLAKLDKAYRAFCFTSGMAALAAVTHLVGTGEEIVAGDDLYGGSDRLLSQITPKSGIVVKRVNTTNLDEVASAIGPWTKLVWLESPTNPRQQISDIRKIAEMAHTHGALVLVDNSIMSSVLSQPLELGADIVMNAATKFIGGHSDVMAGVLAVKGESLARDLYFLQNSEGSGLAPFDCWMCLRGIKTMALRVEKQQDNAQKIAEFLASHPQIKKVNYAGLPSHPGHDLHYSQAKGAGSVLSFTTGSLALSKHIVETTKFFSITVSFGSVKSLISMPCFMSHASIPVALREARGLTEDLVRISVGIEDVNDLISDLDHALRTGPL from the exons ATGGATGTGAGCACTTCAGCTTTGGTTGATGGTGTAGCAGAGTGCCTAAATG AAATGGAGATTAGGGAACCTAGCATTTCTACAATGCTGATGAACTTTGAGAGTAACTTTGATCCTTATGGTGCAACGAGTACACCGCTTTACCAAACAGCTACATTTAAGCAG ACATCGGCATTAGAATATGGCCCATATGATTATACCAGAAGTGGAAATCCCACCAGAGCTGCTTTGGAAAG CCTCTTGGCAAAGCTAGATAAAGCATATCGAGCATTTTGCTTCACAAGTGGAATGGCTGCTTTGGCTGCTGTCACTCATCTTGTTGGAACTG GTGAGGAAATTGTTGCTGGGGATGACCTGTATGGTGGTTCTGATAGGTTGCTGTCACAAATAACCCCAAAATCTGGAATTGTGGTCAA ACGGGTAAATACAACTAATCTAGATGAGGTTGCATCTGCAATTGGCCCCTGGACAAAGCTTGTGTGGCTAGAGAGCCCAACCAACCCCCGTCAGCAAATTTCTGATATTCGT AAAATTGCAGAAATGGCTCACACCCATGGTGCTCTTGTCTTGGTAGATAATAGTATTATGTCCTCTGTATTGTCACAGCCATTGGAACTCGGGGCAG ACATAGTGATGAACGCAGCTACTAAATTCATAGGAGGGCATAGTGATGTCATGGCAGGTGTGCTTGCAGTAAAAGGGGAAAG CTTGGCAAGAGATTTGTATTTCCTTCAAAATTCAGAAGGCTCTGGTTTAGCACCATTTGACTGTTGGATGTGTTTACGTGGTATCAAGACCATGGCCTTACGTGTTGAGAAACAACAG GACAATGCACAGAAGATTGCTGAGTTTCTTGCATCACATCCACAAATAAAGAAAGTTAATTATGCTGGTCTTCCTAGTCATCCTGGACATGATTTGCACTATTCTCAG GCAAAGGGGGCAGGCTCTGTACTTAGCTTTACAACAGGATCACTGGCACTCTCAAAGCACATTGTTGAGACTACCAAGTTCTTCAGTATAACTGTCAGTTTTG GGAGTGTCAAGTCTCTTATAAGCATGCCCTGCTTTATGTCCCATGCAAGTATACCAGTGGCATTGCGAGAGGCCAGAGGTCTCACTGAAGATCTTGTTCGTATCTCTGTGGGGATAGAAGACGTCAATGATCTGATTTCTGATTTAGACCATGCACTAAGAACTGGGCCATTGTAG
- the LOC110659368 gene encoding cystathionine beta-lyase, chloroplastic isoform X1, whose translation MLGVRSSITTVPANNNCNSLLREFQVPTCGNFPKNLWVRKEFYSAGKNLTLAKKFVLNCSANKQMDVSTSALVDGVAECLNEMEIREPSISTMLMNFESNFDPYGATSTPLYQTATFKQTSALEYGPYDYTRSGNPTRAALESLLAKLDKAYRAFCFTSGMAALAAVTHLVGTGEEIVAGDDLYGGSDRLLSQITPKSGIVVKRVNTTNLDEVASAIGPWTKLVWLESPTNPRQQISDIRKIAEMAHTHGALVLVDNSIMSSVLSQPLELGADIVMNAATKFIGGHSDVMAGVLAVKGESLARDLYFLQNSEGSGLAPFDCWMCLRGIKTMALRVEKQQDNAQKIAEFLASHPQIKKVNYAGLPSHPGHDLHYSQAKGAGSVLSFTTGSLALSKHIVETTKFFSITVSFGSVKSLISMPCFMSHASIPVALREARGLTEDLVRISVGIEDVNDLISDLDHALRTGPL comes from the exons ATGTTGGGTGTTAGGAGCTCAATTACTACTGTGCCAGCAAACAATAATTGCAATTCTTTACTCAGAGAGTTTCAG GTACCCACATGTGGGAATTTCCCAAAAAATTTGTGGGTGAGGAAGGAATTTTATTCAGCGGGGAAGAATTTAACATTAGCAAAAAAATTTGTGTTGAATTGCTCAGCAAACAAACAAATGGATGTGAGCACTTCAGCTTTGGTTGATGGTGTAGCAGAGTGCCTAAATG AAATGGAGATTAGGGAACCTAGCATTTCTACAATGCTGATGAACTTTGAGAGTAACTTTGATCCTTATGGTGCAACGAGTACACCGCTTTACCAAACAGCTACATTTAAGCAG ACATCGGCATTAGAATATGGCCCATATGATTATACCAGAAGTGGAAATCCCACCAGAGCTGCTTTGGAAAG CCTCTTGGCAAAGCTAGATAAAGCATATCGAGCATTTTGCTTCACAAGTGGAATGGCTGCTTTGGCTGCTGTCACTCATCTTGTTGGAACTG GTGAGGAAATTGTTGCTGGGGATGACCTGTATGGTGGTTCTGATAGGTTGCTGTCACAAATAACCCCAAAATCTGGAATTGTGGTCAA ACGGGTAAATACAACTAATCTAGATGAGGTTGCATCTGCAATTGGCCCCTGGACAAAGCTTGTGTGGCTAGAGAGCCCAACCAACCCCCGTCAGCAAATTTCTGATATTCGT AAAATTGCAGAAATGGCTCACACCCATGGTGCTCTTGTCTTGGTAGATAATAGTATTATGTCCTCTGTATTGTCACAGCCATTGGAACTCGGGGCAG ACATAGTGATGAACGCAGCTACTAAATTCATAGGAGGGCATAGTGATGTCATGGCAGGTGTGCTTGCAGTAAAAGGGGAAAG CTTGGCAAGAGATTTGTATTTCCTTCAAAATTCAGAAGGCTCTGGTTTAGCACCATTTGACTGTTGGATGTGTTTACGTGGTATCAAGACCATGGCCTTACGTGTTGAGAAACAACAG GACAATGCACAGAAGATTGCTGAGTTTCTTGCATCACATCCACAAATAAAGAAAGTTAATTATGCTGGTCTTCCTAGTCATCCTGGACATGATTTGCACTATTCTCAG GCAAAGGGGGCAGGCTCTGTACTTAGCTTTACAACAGGATCACTGGCACTCTCAAAGCACATTGTTGAGACTACCAAGTTCTTCAGTATAACTGTCAGTTTTG GGAGTGTCAAGTCTCTTATAAGCATGCCCTGCTTTATGTCCCATGCAAGTATACCAGTGGCATTGCGAGAGGCCAGAGGTCTCACTGAAGATCTTGTTCGTATCTCTGTGGGGATAGAAGACGTCAATGATCTGATTTCTGATTTAGACCATGCACTAAGAACTGGGCCATTGTAG